The following are encoded in a window of Vibrio azureus genomic DNA:
- a CDS encoding patatin-like phospholipase family protein, whose amino-acid sequence MKQIGSKALIVEGGAMRGIFSCGILDTFMEQNFSPFDSFWGVSAGANNLAAFLANMPGRNCKIYLDYSLRKPFINPSQLIRGGNMLNLDWMWSITMAELGLDQASLRAEQRPFFLGVTRQDNGQAEYHTPPVELLPETMKASSALPILYRNGVNLNGVKYVDGGVADAIPIAEAIRRGATKIMVLRSRPQSYRKEGPGFKNLTRHLLKQTPGLVEPMLTRHIRYNQTVELLSSPPKGIEVIQVCPPENFKLQRLSRSPKPLMHAYNLGKELGREAITQWHQHG is encoded by the coding sequence ATGAAACAGATAGGCTCAAAAGCACTCATTGTTGAGGGCGGCGCAATGCGTGGGATATTTTCTTGCGGTATCCTAGACACCTTTATGGAACAAAATTTCTCACCATTTGATAGTTTTTGGGGTGTTTCAGCAGGGGCAAATAACCTTGCAGCTTTTCTTGCCAACATGCCGGGCAGAAACTGTAAGATTTATCTTGATTACAGTTTACGTAAGCCATTCATAAATCCCTCGCAATTAATTCGTGGCGGAAACATGTTGAACTTAGATTGGATGTGGTCAATAACGATGGCCGAACTAGGCTTAGACCAAGCTTCGCTTCGCGCAGAACAAAGGCCGTTCTTCTTAGGTGTAACCCGACAAGATAATGGACAGGCCGAGTACCATACGCCTCCGGTGGAGTTATTACCAGAAACAATGAAAGCAAGCAGTGCTTTGCCGATCCTATATCGTAATGGTGTGAATTTAAATGGAGTGAAATACGTCGATGGCGGTGTCGCTGATGCAATCCCCATCGCAGAAGCGATAAGACGCGGGGCAACAAAAATCATGGTGCTTCGAAGTCGGCCACAGAGTTACCGAAAGGAAGGACCAGGATTCAAAAATCTCACACGTCATCTTTTAAAACAAACCCCAGGCCTTGTGGAACCGATGCTCACTCGTCACATTCGCTATAATCAAACAGTGGAGCTACTGTCATCTCCCCCTAAAGGTATTGAGGTCATTCAAGTTTGCCCTCCAGAAAACTTTAAGCTGCAACGTCTAAGCCGTTCGCCGAAACCGTTAATGCATGCGTACAATTTGGGCAAAGAGTTAGGCCGTGAAGCCATCACACAGTGGCATCAGCATGGGTAA
- a CDS encoding universal stress protein codes for MKYKHILVALELCDESKILIDRAVSMAGYFDAEISFIHLDGTHGEIYHELVDIIEEPDQRPVSEHIMEGLQAFKQYIDHPLKHFFVGTGDLADKLEVTIREQDVDLLLCGHHQDFWSKLISYSRHLIDRSPVDILVVPLQD; via the coding sequence TTGAAATACAAGCATATCCTAGTTGCTTTAGAATTGTGCGACGAAAGCAAAATTCTGATTGATCGTGCAGTTTCTATGGCTGGTTACTTTGATGCAGAGATCTCCTTTATTCATCTGGATGGTACTCACGGTGAAATTTATCACGAACTGGTGGATATCATCGAAGAACCAGATCAACGCCCAGTTAGTGAGCACATAATGGAGGGACTACAAGCATTTAAACAGTACATTGATCACCCACTAAAGCACTTTTTTGTAGGGACAGGCGATCTAGCGGATAAACTCGAGGTCACGATAAGAGAGCAGGACGTCGATCTGTTACTTTGCGGTCACCATCAAGACTTTTGGAGCAAGCTCATCTCGTATTCCAGACACTTAATCGACCGTTCACCTGTTGATATACTGGTTGTCCCATTGCAAGATTAA
- a CDS encoding BCCT family transporter, which translates to MSNMTNSTTDASVKEADYSAIHPPSLLQRLELTNPVFWLSGSFLTLFVVLALTYTDTLTHWVNTGFSLATQYFGAFWQVLLLVNFLIGLVIALGRTGYVRLGGLAKPEIDNFKWLSIVLCTLLAGGGVFWAAAEPIAHFVSPPPLFGEALPQATAINALSQSFMHWGFLAWAILGCLSSVVLMHLHYDKGLPLKPRTLLYPIFGDKAINGWIGNLADACSIIAVAAGTIGPIGFLGLQISYALNELFGLPDTFVTQSLVILAAILMYTLSALSGVSKGIQLVSRYNIVLSVALIGYILCVGPTSFIIDGYVQGVGQMIDNFFPMALFRSDTGWLSWWTVFFWGWFIGYGPMMAIFIARISRGRTIRQLILSISIAAPLITCFWFSIVGGSGLAFEISNPGLISTAFEGFNLPAVLLAITSQLPFPMIISVLFLILTTTFIVTTGDSMTYTISVVMTGSTEPNAMVRSFWGIMMGLVAIALISMGSGGISALQSFIVITAVPVSFILLPSIWKAPSIANKMAKEQGLI; encoded by the coding sequence ATGTCAAATATGACGAATTCCACCACCGATGCTAGTGTTAAGGAAGCAGACTATTCTGCGATTCATCCTCCTTCCCTGTTACAACGCCTTGAACTTACCAACCCTGTGTTCTGGTTAAGCGGCAGCTTTCTTACCTTATTTGTTGTTCTTGCACTGACATATACCGACACTCTGACTCACTGGGTCAACACAGGCTTTAGCCTAGCAACTCAATACTTTGGCGCTTTTTGGCAAGTATTACTTCTCGTAAACTTTCTCATTGGTTTAGTTATCGCCCTAGGTCGTACTGGTTACGTTCGATTGGGTGGCTTAGCCAAGCCGGAAATCGATAACTTTAAATGGCTATCGATTGTTCTTTGCACACTGCTTGCAGGCGGTGGTGTCTTCTGGGCCGCAGCAGAACCGATTGCACATTTTGTATCACCACCACCACTGTTTGGTGAAGCGTTACCACAAGCAACAGCTATCAATGCACTTTCCCAATCTTTCATGCATTGGGGATTTCTTGCTTGGGCAATATTAGGCTGCTTATCTTCTGTTGTGCTGATGCACCTTCACTACGATAAGGGCTTACCCCTCAAGCCCCGTACTTTGCTTTACCCTATTTTTGGCGACAAAGCGATCAATGGTTGGATAGGCAATCTTGCTGATGCTTGTAGTATCATTGCCGTTGCAGCAGGGACGATTGGCCCAATCGGATTTTTAGGTCTACAAATCAGTTATGCTCTCAATGAATTATTCGGTTTACCGGATACCTTTGTCACTCAAAGTTTAGTGATTCTAGCAGCAATACTCATGTACACCTTGTCAGCATTAAGTGGTGTTAGCAAGGGGATTCAGCTAGTAAGCCGTTATAACATCGTCTTATCGGTGGCATTAATTGGTTATATTTTATGCGTTGGACCAACCAGCTTTATTATTGATGGGTACGTTCAAGGTGTGGGTCAAATGATCGACAACTTCTTCCCGATGGCCTTGTTCCGTAGTGATACTGGTTGGCTTAGTTGGTGGACCGTCTTCTTCTGGGGTTGGTTTATTGGCTACGGCCCAATGATGGCGATTTTCATTGCGCGCATTTCACGAGGTCGAACAATTCGCCAGTTGATCCTATCAATCAGTATCGCCGCTCCTCTGATCACATGTTTTTGGTTTAGTATCGTTGGTGGCAGTGGCTTGGCGTTTGAAATCAGTAACCCTGGACTCATCTCCACTGCTTTTGAAGGTTTCAACTTACCTGCGGTGTTATTGGCCATTACCTCTCAATTACCATTTCCAATGATAATTTCGGTCTTATTTTTGATCTTAACCACGACATTCATTGTCACAACAGGTGACTCTATGACTTATACCATCAGTGTGGTCATGACAGGGTCAACCGAGCCAAATGCTATGGTAAGGAGCTTTTGGGGCATAATGATGGGCTTGGTTGCAATTGCACTGATCTCTATGGGATCGGGGGGAATTTCTGCCCTGCAGTCTTTTATCGTTATCACTGCAGTGCCCGTTTCTTTTATCTTGTTACCAAGTATCTGGAAAGCACCAAGTATCGCGAACAAAATGGCCAAAGAGCAAGGATTGATCTAA
- a CDS encoding disulfide bond formation protein B, with amino-acid sequence MNRASLSLFNTLGLLGITTVLLIGFVLQFALNELPCPLCLLQRIGFVMVMFGFLLNVVYGPESRHYGVVIIGALFGVITSLRQVSLHVIPGTPEYGSAIFGMHYYTWAFVLFVATIFAVSVILMMTNKEESSEPYQMNSFGRIVCLLAIAVVALNVINVFVECGPYQCPDNPVSYWLLN; translated from the coding sequence ATGAATCGTGCATCTTTATCTCTGTTTAATACCCTCGGTCTATTAGGTATTACGACTGTCCTACTCATCGGTTTTGTCCTTCAGTTTGCCCTTAATGAACTACCTTGTCCTTTATGTTTATTACAACGTATAGGCTTCGTTATGGTCATGTTTGGTTTCTTACTCAATGTTGTTTACGGACCAGAGTCAAGACACTACGGGGTGGTCATTATTGGTGCTCTATTTGGCGTAATTACGTCACTTAGACAAGTTTCTCTTCACGTGATCCCTGGTACACCAGAATATGGCAGTGCAATTTTTGGCATGCATTATTACACATGGGCGTTTGTTCTCTTTGTTGCGACTATTTTTGCCGTTTCAGTCATTCTCATGATGACAAATAAAGAAGAAAGCTCAGAACCATACCAAATGAATAGCTTTGGACGTATTGTTTGCCTACTCGCAATTGCCGTAGTGGCATTAAACGTTATTAATGTATTTGTTGAGTGTGGTCCATATCAGTGCCCTGATAACCCAGTTAGCTATTGGTTACTTAACTGA
- a CDS encoding DUF5993 family protein, whose translation MMTLIFLLLLVAMLSAFLGKKSAGYALFASSVIIGLYWFNHHATDQLSILL comes from the coding sequence ATGATGACACTCATTTTTTTACTATTACTCGTTGCGATGCTCAGCGCATTTCTCGGGAAAAAAAGCGCTGGTTACGCTTTATTTGCCTCATCGGTAATCATTGGACTGTACTGGTTTAATCACCATGCAACCGATCAACTTTCGATTTTATTGTAA
- the ppsA gene encoding phosphoenolpyruvate synthase: MQKNTLWFNGLSMNDVDKVGGKNASLGEMVSNLDNLGVSVPNGFATTSYAFNTFLDHENLDERIHQLLDELNVDDVEALRSTGAKIRQWVLDAPFPADLEQDIRDNYAELVSSDPDVSVAVRSSATAEDLPDASFAGQQETFLNVKGIEAVLEATKHVYASLFNDRAISYRVHQGFDHRGISLSAGIQTMVRSDKASSGVMFTLDTESGFDQVVFITSSWGLGEMVVQGAVNPDEFYVHKPMLEAGHHSIVKKTFGSKQIKMIYANSQEIGKQVDIVDTSETERNTFSLNDEEITQLAKQAMIIEKHYQRPMDIEWAKDGVNGKLYIVQARPETVCSQDDQNVIERYELNDRADVLVEGRAIGQRIGQGTVRLVQSLDQMSLVQEGDVLVTDMTDPDWEPVMKKASAIVTNRGGRTCHAAIIARELGIPAIVGCGDATSKLTDETTVTVSCAEGETGYVYQGDLPFEIKRSSVDALPLLPTKVMMNVGNPDRAFDFAQIPNEGVGLARLEFIINKMIGIHPKALLNFEQQSDEVKTQIKERIRGYNDPIDFYVSKLTEGIATIASAFWPKRVIVRMSDFKSNEYSNLIGGKTYEPHEENPMLGFRGASRYISPVFEQCFELETQALKRVRNQMGLKNVEIMIPFVRTPSEAASVIDILAKFGLRRGDEGLKVIMMCELPSNAILAEEFLKYFDGFSIGSNDMTQLTLGLDRDSGDVAHLFDERNPAVKAMLKMAIDAATKAGKYVGICGQGPSDHEDLAEWLMDQGISSVSLNPDTVIDTWLKLGKASQ, translated from the coding sequence ATGCAAAAGAATACCCTTTGGTTCAATGGCCTATCCATGAATGATGTCGACAAAGTCGGTGGAAAAAACGCTTCTCTTGGTGAGATGGTATCAAACCTAGACAATCTTGGTGTGTCTGTCCCTAATGGCTTTGCGACAACTTCATATGCTTTTAATACGTTTTTAGACCATGAAAATCTAGACGAGCGCATTCATCAACTACTGGATGAACTCAACGTTGATGACGTTGAAGCGTTACGTTCAACGGGTGCCAAAATTCGTCAATGGGTACTGGATGCGCCCTTTCCTGCTGATTTAGAGCAAGACATTCGTGATAATTATGCTGAGCTTGTTTCCTCTGATCCTGATGTCTCTGTTGCCGTTCGCTCTTCAGCCACAGCAGAAGATTTACCTGATGCCTCTTTTGCAGGCCAGCAAGAGACTTTCCTTAATGTAAAAGGAATCGAAGCCGTGTTAGAAGCAACCAAGCACGTTTATGCTTCGTTGTTTAACGATCGAGCAATCTCCTATCGTGTTCACCAAGGTTTTGATCATCGTGGTATTTCTCTTTCTGCGGGTATTCAAACAATGGTGCGCTCAGATAAAGCCTCCTCTGGTGTCATGTTTACGCTAGACACGGAGTCTGGATTCGATCAAGTTGTGTTTATCACTTCTTCTTGGGGGCTGGGCGAAATGGTGGTTCAAGGTGCGGTGAATCCCGATGAGTTTTACGTGCATAAACCTATGCTTGAAGCTGGCCATCACTCAATCGTAAAGAAAACGTTTGGCTCGAAGCAAATCAAAATGATCTATGCCAATAGCCAAGAAATCGGTAAACAAGTTGATATTGTCGATACGTCAGAAACAGAACGTAATACCTTCTCTTTAAATGATGAAGAAATAACGCAACTTGCCAAACAAGCCATGATCATCGAGAAGCATTACCAACGTCCAATGGATATTGAATGGGCCAAAGATGGTGTAAACGGTAAGTTATATATTGTGCAAGCACGCCCTGAGACCGTTTGTTCACAAGACGATCAGAATGTCATTGAACGTTATGAATTGAATGACAGAGCCGATGTTCTTGTCGAAGGACGAGCAATTGGTCAGCGTATTGGGCAAGGTACCGTGCGATTAGTGCAATCTTTGGATCAAATGTCATTGGTTCAAGAAGGCGATGTGTTAGTCACTGATATGACCGACCCTGATTGGGAACCGGTGATGAAGAAAGCCTCTGCCATCGTTACCAACCGTGGTGGCCGTACTTGTCATGCTGCTATCATCGCCCGAGAGCTTGGGATACCAGCTATCGTTGGTTGCGGCGATGCAACAAGTAAACTGACCGATGAAACAACCGTAACGGTTTCTTGTGCTGAAGGTGAAACAGGGTATGTGTATCAAGGTGACTTACCGTTTGAAATCAAACGATCCTCAGTCGATGCCTTACCTCTTCTACCAACGAAAGTCATGATGAATGTTGGTAACCCCGACCGTGCGTTTGATTTCGCTCAGATCCCAAATGAAGGCGTTGGGCTCGCTCGGCTTGAGTTTATCATCAACAAAATGATCGGTATTCACCCTAAAGCCTTACTCAATTTTGAACAGCAAAGCGATGAAGTTAAGACTCAAATCAAAGAGCGTATTCGTGGTTATAACGATCCTATCGATTTCTACGTCAGCAAATTAACCGAAGGCATTGCAACCATTGCCTCTGCTTTCTGGCCTAAACGTGTCATCGTACGTATGTCGGACTTTAAATCAAATGAATACAGCAATTTAATCGGCGGAAAAACCTACGAACCTCATGAAGAAAATCCAATGCTGGGCTTCAGGGGTGCATCTCGTTATATCTCACCTGTCTTTGAACAATGCTTCGAATTAGAAACACAGGCACTGAAGCGTGTACGTAACCAAATGGGACTCAAAAACGTAGAAATCATGATCCCATTTGTTCGCACACCAAGTGAAGCGGCTTCGGTGATCGATATATTGGCAAAATTTGGCCTCCGACGTGGTGATGAAGGTTTAAAAGTTATCATGATGTGTGAGCTGCCATCAAATGCCATATTAGCTGAAGAGTTTTTAAAATATTTTGATGGGTTCTCCATTGGTTCCAACGATATGACTCAGCTAACACTTGGGTTGGATCGAGATTCCGGAGATGTCGCGCATTTATTTGATGAGCGTAATCCTGCTGTTAAAGCAATGCTCAAAATGGCTATCGATGCAGCGACAAAAGCCGGTAAATACGTAGGCATTTGTGGTCAGGGGCCATCCGATCACGAAGACTTAGCCGAATGGCTAATGGATCAAGGGATTAGCTCTGTTTCTCTCAACCCAGACACCGTCATTGATACTTGGCTCAAATTAGGCAAAGCTAGTCAATAA
- a CDS encoding pyruvate, water dikinase regulatory protein, translating into MQINSQSRDVFYVSDGTAITCETLGHVVLGQFPFTPNEKAFPFVESVDKVIDVIREIEISYQRHGVKPLVFFSIVLPDVRQKLCEAPAFCYDVLDSIVQKVQSDIQMVPEPKLQRSRSVSKDSDTYFDRIAAIEYTLAHDDGMTLKGLEEADIILLGVSRSGKTPTSLYMAMQFGLRVVNYPFIAQDIGMMRLLPEFEIYRHKLFGLTINPERLNEIRENRLSGSDYASAEQCKLELDTVEALFRREAIPYINTSSLSVEEITTRVMEQAGMKRRLF; encoded by the coding sequence ATGCAAATTAATAGTCAAAGTCGTGATGTGTTCTATGTTTCTGATGGCACTGCGATAACATGTGAAACCCTCGGTCATGTTGTTTTAGGCCAGTTTCCATTCACGCCGAATGAAAAAGCCTTCCCGTTTGTCGAAAGTGTCGACAAAGTTATTGACGTGATCAGAGAAATTGAAATCTCATACCAACGCCACGGCGTGAAACCCTTGGTTTTTTTCTCCATTGTCTTGCCTGATGTACGGCAAAAGTTGTGTGAAGCACCTGCTTTTTGTTATGACGTTTTAGACAGTATTGTGCAAAAGGTGCAGAGCGATATACAAATGGTGCCTGAGCCTAAGCTGCAACGCTCTCGAAGTGTGAGTAAGGATTCAGATACGTATTTTGATCGTATTGCCGCGATTGAATACACATTGGCACATGATGATGGGATGACCCTAAAAGGATTGGAGGAAGCGGATATCATACTTCTTGGGGTTTCTCGTAGCGGCAAGACACCCACCAGTTTGTATATGGCCATGCAATTTGGCTTAAGGGTTGTTAACTATCCTTTTATTGCTCAAGATATTGGAATGATGCGCTTGTTGCCTGAGTTTGAAATCTATCGACATAAACTGTTTGGCCTCACTATCAATCCAGAACGCTTGAACGAAATTCGTGAAAATCGTTTATCTGGGAGTGACTACGCCAGTGCTGAACAGTGCAAATTGGAGTTAGATACTGTTGAAGCTTTATTCAGAAGAGAAGCCATCCCTTATATTAATACTTCTTCACTGTCGGTTGAGGAGATCACGACACGAGTGATGGAGCAGGCCGGTATGAAACGTCGGTTATTCTAG
- a CDS encoding DnaJ C-terminal domain-containing protein — translation MSKRDYYEILGIPKDTPVKDIKKAYKKLAMKYHPDKNPDDETATEKFKEIKEAYEVLTDKEKRQQYDRFGHAAFGNGYGNHEGQAQYSHEGFEDIFGGAFGRGGQGFSGFGQGAGGFGGFEDIFGGAHSRSSRPRKGQDHEYTFTVDFIDAIQGAERIVELPIDGKQKKINVKIPAGIKDGEKIRFAGKGEKGVNGGPDGDLLLIINTRPHAYLARENNNLLCTTHVSMIDAALGGEVEVQVFNNRYKLKVPAGTQNGRKMKMSGKGVKNRKGITGDLIVTLKIDTPTNLSDKQKDLLHQFQEAV, via the coding sequence ATGTCAAAACGAGATTATTATGAGATTTTGGGTATTCCTAAAGACACCCCCGTCAAAGACATCAAAAAAGCCTATAAAAAACTCGCCATGAAGTATCATCCAGATAAAAACCCGGATGATGAAACCGCAACCGAAAAATTTAAGGAAATTAAAGAAGCTTATGAAGTTCTGACTGACAAGGAAAAACGCCAGCAATATGATCGCTTTGGTCACGCCGCTTTCGGCAACGGCTACGGGAATCATGAAGGACAGGCACAGTACAGTCACGAAGGCTTTGAAGATATTTTCGGCGGTGCTTTTGGACGAGGTGGTCAAGGGTTTTCCGGCTTTGGCCAAGGTGCTGGTGGATTTGGTGGTTTTGAGGATATTTTTGGAGGTGCGCACAGTAGAAGCTCTCGCCCAAGAAAAGGCCAGGATCATGAATATACCTTTACTGTCGATTTTATTGATGCAATACAAGGTGCTGAACGTATTGTCGAATTACCGATTGATGGCAAACAGAAAAAAATTAACGTCAAGATACCTGCGGGAATTAAAGATGGCGAAAAAATTCGCTTCGCAGGCAAAGGTGAAAAAGGGGTTAACGGCGGACCAGATGGGGACCTACTTTTAATTATTAATACTCGTCCACATGCTTATCTTGCGCGTGAAAATAACAATTTACTTTGTACCACGCATGTCAGCATGATTGACGCTGCCCTCGGAGGAGAAGTCGAGGTCCAAGTATTCAATAATCGCTACAAGCTAAAAGTCCCCGCAGGCACTCAAAACGGACGTAAGATGAAAATGTCTGGTAAGGGCGTTAAAAACCGCAAAGGCATTACTGGTGACTTAATCGTAACCCTTAAGATAGATACCCCAACGAACCTTTCGGACAAACAAAAAGACCTTCTGCACCAATTTCAAGAAGCCGTCTAA
- the dnaK gene encoding molecular chaperone DnaK, with amino-acid sequence MGKIIGIDLGTTNSCVAVLDGDKPRVIENAEGERTTASVIAYTDGEILVGQPAKRQAVTNPTNTLFAIKRLIGRRFEDEEVQRDIEIMPYKIVKADNGDAWVEAKGQKMAAPQVSAEVLKKMKKTAEDFLGEKVTGAVITVPAYFNDAQRQATKDAGRIAGLEVKRIINEPTAAALAYGLDKSGGDRTIAVYDLGGGTFDISIIEIDEVEGEKTFEVLATNGDTHLGGEDFDNRMINYLVDEFKKEQGVNLKNDPLAMQRVKEAAEKAKIELSSTSQTDVNLPYVTADASGPKHMNIKVTRAKLESLVEDLVQRSLEPLKVALADAELSVNDITDVILVGGQTRMPMVQAKVAEFFGKEARRDVNPDEAVAMGAAIQGGVLSGDVKDVLLLDVTPLSLGIETMGGVMTKLVEKNTTIPTKAQQVFSTAEDNQSAVTIHVLQGERKQASFNKSLGQFNLEGIQPAPRGLPQVEVTFDLDADGILNVSAKDKQTGKEQKITIQASGGLSDEEIEKMVQEAEANKEADQKFEELAAARNQADQIVHGTRKQLEEASDALPAEDKEKIETAISALETARKGDDKDDIDAKVQDLMTVSQKLMEIAQQKAQAQQSQGTQANSESQEDDVVDAEFEEVKDEKK; translated from the coding sequence ATGGGTAAAATCATTGGTATTGACTTAGGTACAACTAACTCTTGTGTTGCAGTACTCGACGGCGACAAACCACGTGTTATTGAAAATGCGGAAGGTGAACGCACTACCGCATCTGTCATCGCCTACACCGACGGTGAGATACTTGTAGGTCAACCAGCAAAGCGTCAAGCAGTTACAAACCCAACCAATACACTGTTTGCAATCAAACGCCTAATCGGTCGTCGCTTTGAAGACGAAGAAGTGCAGCGTGACATTGAAATCATGCCATACAAAATCGTCAAAGCGGACAACGGTGATGCTTGGGTAGAAGCAAAAGGCCAAAAAATGGCGGCTCCTCAAGTCTCTGCTGAAGTACTGAAAAAAATGAAAAAAACCGCCGAAGATTTTCTAGGCGAAAAAGTCACAGGGGCCGTAATTACTGTACCAGCTTACTTTAATGATGCTCAGCGCCAAGCAACAAAAGATGCAGGCCGTATCGCAGGCTTAGAAGTTAAGCGTATTATCAACGAACCAACTGCAGCTGCATTGGCCTATGGCCTTGATAAATCAGGTGGTGACCGCACCATTGCAGTCTATGACCTTGGTGGTGGTACTTTTGACATTTCCATTATTGAGATCGATGAAGTCGAGGGCGAAAAAACTTTCGAAGTTCTTGCGACCAATGGTGATACCCATCTCGGTGGTGAAGATTTTGATAATCGAATGATCAACTACTTGGTGGACGAATTCAAAAAAGAGCAAGGCGTTAACTTGAAAAACGATCCCCTTGCGATGCAGCGAGTAAAAGAAGCCGCAGAGAAAGCCAAGATCGAGCTTTCTTCTACTTCACAAACAGACGTCAATTTGCCATACGTAACCGCCGATGCCTCTGGACCTAAGCATATGAACATCAAGGTAACGCGTGCCAAGTTAGAATCTTTGGTGGAAGATCTTGTACAACGTTCTTTAGAACCATTAAAAGTCGCGCTTGCCGATGCAGAGCTGTCTGTAAATGACATCACCGACGTTATCCTAGTCGGCGGACAGACACGTATGCCTATGGTTCAAGCCAAAGTGGCAGAGTTCTTTGGCAAAGAGGCTCGCCGCGACGTCAACCCGGATGAAGCGGTCGCAATGGGTGCGGCAATACAAGGTGGTGTTCTTTCTGGAGACGTAAAAGATGTCTTGTTGCTCGATGTGACCCCACTTTCCCTAGGGATTGAAACCATGGGCGGAGTGATGACGAAATTGGTTGAGAAAAACACAACAATCCCGACCAAAGCGCAACAAGTCTTCTCTACGGCAGAAGACAATCAAAGTGCCGTCACTATCCACGTACTTCAGGGGGAACGTAAGCAAGCGTCTTTCAATAAATCGCTTGGACAATTTAACTTAGAAGGTATTCAGCCTGCACCACGCGGCCTACCACAAGTTGAGGTGACATTTGATCTCGATGCAGATGGTATTCTTAATGTCTCAGCCAAAGATAAACAAACTGGCAAAGAGCAGAAGATCACCATTCAAGCCTCAGGAGGTCTGAGTGATGAAGAAATCGAGAAAATGGTTCAGGAAGCAGAAGCTAACAAAGAAGCCGATCAGAAGTTCGAAGAACTCGCTGCGGCTCGCAACCAAGCAGACCAAATTGTTCATGGTACGCGTAAACAGTTAGAAGAAGCTTCTGATGCCCTTCCTGCGGAAGACAAAGAGAAAATTGAAACTGCTATTTCTGCCTTAGAAACCGCACGAAAAGGTGATGATAAAGACGATATCGATGCAAAAGTGCAAGATTTAATGACGGTATCACAGAAATTGATGGAAATCGCACAACAAAAAGCACAAGCTCAACAATCCCAAGGCACACAGGCAAACTCAGAGTCTCAAGAAGACGATGTCGTGGATGCTGAGTTTGAAGAAGTAAAAGACGAAAAGAAATAA
- a CDS encoding Hsp20 family protein codes for MRNVDFSPLYRHAIGFDRLLNHVESSNHKASTNGYPPYNIELKDENNYRITMAVAGFSEESLTLIQNENVLIVSGEIQSSEAKPSYIYQGIAERNFERKFQLADYVTVTGASMENGLLHIELIREVPESMQARKIPISQ; via the coding sequence ATGCGTAATGTAGATTTTTCTCCACTTTACCGTCATGCCATTGGGTTTGACCGTCTGCTCAATCACGTTGAAAGCAGCAACCATAAAGCTTCAACGAATGGTTACCCACCTTATAACATCGAATTGAAAGATGAAAATAACTACCGGATTACGATGGCTGTTGCAGGATTTTCTGAAGAATCATTAACCTTGATTCAAAATGAAAATGTTCTGATTGTTTCTGGTGAAATCCAGTCCAGTGAGGCAAAACCTTCATATATTTATCAAGGCATTGCCGAACGAAACTTTGAACGTAAGTTTCAGCTTGCAGATTATGTCACGGTTACTGGCGCAAGCATGGAAAATGGGCTGCTTCATATAGAACTGATAAGAGAAGTGCCGGAATCAATGCAAGCAAGAAAGATTCCCATCAGTCAGTAA